In Dethiobacter alkaliphilus AHT 1, the genomic window AGCACCTAAGAGTAATGCGGCCTACATGGGGATTAACAAAGCGCAGTCTTTGGTGAAGAAGCGTCCCGGAGACCGGGTGCCGACTCATTTGCGCGATGCTTCCTACAGCGGGGCAAAAAAGATGGGCTACGGTAAGGAATACCGCTATCCCCACGATTATCCCGGCAATTTTGTGCCGCAAAATTACCTGCCGGACGGTATGAAGCGCCCGGGTTTTTATAAGCCCGGTGATAACGGCTATGAGCGCTCCATTAAGGAAAGGCTACAGCGTTGGGACAGAGAGCGAAAACAGGGTGAGCAGGATGAGTGATAGCTTCACTACTGTGGCCAGGAATGTGCGGGTAAAGATTGCCGTGGGCGCCTGCCGCTTTATTGCCAGTGTGGCCAAGACGGAGACCGAAGCCGAAGCCAAAGCTTTTATTGAAAAGGTCAGCGGTGAGTTTGCCGATGCTACCCATAATGTTTATGCTTACCGGATAGGTGTGGGTGATGGAGCGGTTTCTCGGCAAAGTGATGACGGTGAGCCGGCGGGCAGTTCCGGATCACCCATGCTGCAGGCACTGGAGAAAGCCGGGCTAACTAATGTGACGGTGGTGGGCACACGGTATTTTGGTGGTGTGAAGCTGGGTATCGGCGGGCTTGTCCGGGCCTACCGCGCCTGTGCGGAAGCAGGGCTTGCCGAGGCCGGAGAAAAAACGGAAGTATTTAAGGAAGTTATTAAAATTCTGGTTTCCTATGATTTGCTGGGCAATGTAATTCGCGAAATCGGCGCAGTTGATGGTGAAGTAGACGGCGTTGATTATCAGGAAAACGGAGTTTGTGTAACCTGCCTGCTGCCGCTTACAAAGGTGGAAACTTTAAAGGCGCAGCTTGTGGAGTCAACACGGGGCAATGTTACGGTGGAAATTGGTCATAATAACAGGTAGTGTTTGTGCGGAGGGAATGATGGAGTCTTGAAAAAAAATAATCGGGTTTTAGTGGCTATGAGTGGTGGTGTGGACAGTTCCCTGTGTGCTGCACTGCTAAAAGAGCAGGGTTATGAGGCCATTGGGGTCACCATGCGTCTGTGGGTGTCACCGGACTTTGAAGATGAAGCCAAGCATTCGGGCCGGGGCTGCTGCTCGCTTTCGGCGGTGGATGATGCGCGCCGGGTGGCGGATAAAATGGAAATGCCCTTTTATGTTCTTAACTTTAAAGAATCGTTTCGCACCCAGGTGGTGGACTATTTTGTTGATGAATACCGGCGGGGACGTACTCCTAATCCCTGTATTGCCTGTAACCGGTATCTGAAATTTGATTTACTGTTAAAAAAGGCCTTTGAGCTGGAAGCGTGGTATGTGGCCACCGGCCATTACGCCCGCGTTGAATATGATGAGAGCCTGGAACGGTTTCGCCTGAAAAAGGCGGCGGATGCCCGAAAAGACCAGACATACACCCTGTATAACCTGACGCAAAAGCAGCTGGCCCATACCTTGTTTCCCCTGGGCGGCTTTCTAAAAAGTGAAGTGCGGGAAATGGCAGCCAAGTATGGCCTGGCGGTGGCCGATAAGCCGGACAGCCAGGAAATCTGCTTTATTCCCGATGATGATTATAAACGTTTTTTACGGGAAGAAACCGATGTGGAGTCAAAGCCCGGACCCATTCTGGATTTGGACGGGAACCGGTTGGGCACCCATCAGGGTTTGGTTAACTATACCGTGGGCCAGCGCAAGGGCCTGGGGATAGCGGTGGGCCGCCCTATCTTTGTGGTGGAGTTGGATGTGGAAAATAATACGCTGATTGTGGGGGATGACCGGGATGTCTTCTTCCGGGCGCTGGTGGCTGATGACCTTAACTTTATCCTCATTGATGAATTAAAGGAGCCGCGGCGGGTCATGGCCAAAATCCGCTATCATGCCAAAGAAGTGCCGGCACTGCTGTCGCCACTGCCCCACGGGCAGGCCAAGCTGGAATTTGATGAGCCGGAACGGGCGGTAACGCCGGGGCAGTCCGTTGTTTTTTATGAAGGTGATGATGTGGTGGGCGGCGGTATTATTCAGCAGGCCATCCGCTAAAAAGTGAGGCGATCCAGATGAAAACAGAAATTATAGCGGTGGGAACGGAGCTGCTTTTGGGGCAGATTGCCAACACCAATGCCCGCTTTATCTCCGAGGAGTTGGCTAAGCTGGGCATTGACGTCTTCTGGCACACCGTGGTGGGGGATAACCCCAGCAGGGTAAAACAGGCTTTTCGCCTGGCGCAGACCCGTGCCGACTTAATAATTTTTTCCGGCGGCCTGGGTCCCACCATGGATGATTTAACCAAGGAAACAGTGGCTGAAGTTTTGGGGCTGGAAATGGTTAAAGATGAAGCCTGGGAGGCTTATCTGGAAGAACTGTTTGCCAAAATGGGGCGGAGCATGACCGATAACAACCGTAAACAGGCTCTGCTGCCCAAAGGCGCCAGGCTTTTGGAAAATGATCACGGTACTGCGCCGGGAATCTGGCTGGAGGACAACGGAAAAATTGTGGTGCTTTTACCCGGCCCGCCCCGGGAGTTGGAACCGCTTTTTCGTGATAAGGTGGTGCCGCTTTTGCCGCAGGGAAACTGTGTCATATTATCCCGTGTGCTTAAAGTTGCCGGCCTGGGGGAGTCAGCCCTGGAGGAGAAGATCCATGATTTGGTGGTGGAGCAGACTAACCCCACCATTGCCCCGCTGGCTAAGTATTCGGAAGTGCATCTGCGCC contains:
- a CDS encoding IMPACT family protein; amino-acid sequence: MSDSFTTVARNVRVKIAVGACRFIASVAKTETEAEAKAFIEKVSGEFADATHNVYAYRIGVGDGAVSRQSDDGEPAGSSGSPMLQALEKAGLTNVTVVGTRYFGGVKLGIGGLVRAYRACAEAGLAEAGEKTEVFKEVIKILVSYDLLGNVIREIGAVDGEVDGVDYQENGVCVTCLLPLTKVETLKAQLVESTRGNVTVEIGHNNR
- the mnmA gene encoding tRNA 2-thiouridine(34) synthase MnmA, with amino-acid sequence MKKNNRVLVAMSGGVDSSLCAALLKEQGYEAIGVTMRLWVSPDFEDEAKHSGRGCCSLSAVDDARRVADKMEMPFYVLNFKESFRTQVVDYFVDEYRRGRTPNPCIACNRYLKFDLLLKKAFELEAWYVATGHYARVEYDESLERFRLKKAADARKDQTYTLYNLTQKQLAHTLFPLGGFLKSEVREMAAKYGLAVADKPDSQEICFIPDDDYKRFLREETDVESKPGPILDLDGNRLGTHQGLVNYTVGQRKGLGIAVGRPIFVVELDVENNTLIVGDDRDVFFRALVADDLNFILIDELKEPRRVMAKIRYHAKEVPALLSPLPHGQAKLEFDEPERAVTPGQSVVFYEGDDVVGGGIIQQAIR
- a CDS encoding competence/damage-inducible protein A encodes the protein MKTEIIAVGTELLLGQIANTNARFISEELAKLGIDVFWHTVVGDNPSRVKQAFRLAQTRADLIIFSGGLGPTMDDLTKETVAEVLGLEMVKDEAWEAYLEELFAKMGRSMTDNNRKQALLPKGARLLENDHGTAPGIWLEDNGKIVVLLPGPPRELEPLFRDKVVPLLPQGNCVILSRVLKVAGLGESALEEKIHDLVVEQTNPTIAPLAKYSEVHLRLTAKAESTEEAQKLLDKTEGKLLTRLGEAVFGRDEETMAMAVARLLWKRNLTFAAAESCTGGYLSHIMTNIAGSSDYFLQGQVTYSNRAKTDLLGINPVLIRDYGAVSEEVGRAMAENIRRRSAADVAVGITGVAGPTGGSDQKPVGLVFIALATPQGVSCRRFNFFGNRETIKERAVMAALNMLRLYLLNLNG